Proteins encoded together in one Passer domesticus isolate bPasDom1 chromosome 6, bPasDom1.hap1, whole genome shotgun sequence window:
- the LOC135303976 gene encoding uncharacterized protein LOC135303976 yields MGNKLSPTEKEFYTQIRASLLLENISVKKRELKAFVNLLFMHFPNAGREEVLSVVFWGKVGRCIYQWQVLRDFGVAKFYPVFDAIYEFVKRKERVKNTSSPSLCSSPSDPNPSFPKDQTGLRSCPKLALGGNLLPAGSCLAQTPRPAETGHLSSDSALFLTPKSPESGLDSCCNVNSCPDLGSQNGGDHVVALPDLKVQNDGLSFPVLSSVPVTTSEAFPVVCSFPASGSPPSLALSGFAPSALPLSAVLLGKPSGAARFLQIVTPQGVDLAVRHWATPRGKGQIVRHQNLPLPTPSLSHGARDGKAVTLVGKNSSHRSPTAKEKIHALDCSASSSGEDEDGSSPGKNLQPCENWGRIWEEAVRDGDLELVRDLDLLAAPVVYVANDQAWWESIPYTELKELRRAAKDYGRQSP; encoded by the coding sequence ATGGGAAACAAACTTTCTCCCACTGAGAAGGAGTTTTATACCCAAATTAGAGCATCCCTtttgttagaaaatatttctgttaagaAGAGAGAGCTGAAAGCCTTTGTTAATTTGTTGTTCATGCATTTTCCAAATGCTGGTAGAGAGGAAGTGTTATCAGTTGTCTTTTGGGGAAAGGTGGGGCGTTGCATTTATCAATGGCAAGTGTTGAGGGACTTTGGAGTGGCAAAGTTTTACCCTGTTTTCGATGCCATATATGAGTTtgtgaaaaggaaggaaagagttAAGAACACTAGTTCGCCTTCCCTATGTTCCTCCCCTTCCGATCCTAATCCCTCTTTCCCCAAGGACCAGACAGGACTCAGATCTTGCCCTAAGCTGGCGCTGGGTGGTaacctgctccctgctggctcctgcctggctcaAACCCCTCGTCCAGCTGAGACTGGCCATCTCAGTTCGGATTCTGCCCTTTTCCTCACTCCTAAATCCCCTGAATCCGGTTTGGATTCCTGTTGCAATGTTAATAGTTGTCCTGATTTGGGGTCACAAAATGGAGGCGACCACGTGGTCGCCCTCCCTGATTTAAAGGTGCAAAATGATGGCTTGTCTTTTCCAGTTTTGTCCTCAGTCCCAGTCACCACCTCTGAGGCTTTTCCAGTTGTGTGCTCCTTCCCTGCGTCGGGTTCCCCCCCTTCACTCGCATTGTCGGGATTTGCCCCCTCTGCCCTTCCCCTCTCTGCTGTGTTACTGGGAAAGCCTTCGGGGGCAGCTCGGTTTCTTCAGATAGTCACACCCCAAGGGGTGGATCTAGCCGTTCGTCATTGGGCCACACCTCGGGGGAAGGGACAGATTGTGCGTCACCAGAACCTGCCCCTTCCCactccttccctttcccacgGTGCCCGTGACGGGAAGGCAGTCACCTTGGTCGGCAAAAATTCCAGCCACCGGTCCCCGACAGCCAAAGAAAAAATCCACGCGCTGGATTGCTCTGCTTCATCCTCcggtgaggatgaggatggaagCAGCCCTGGCAAAAACCTCCAGCCATGTGAGAACTGGGGCAGGATCTGGGAAGAAGCAGTAAGGGATGGAGACCTGGAGTTAGTgagagatttagatttgttAGCCGCACCGGTTGTCTATGTCGCCAATGACCAAGCGTGGTGGGAATCTATACCATACACAGAGTTAAAAGAGCTGAGACGAGCTGCAAAAGATTATGGGAGACAGTCACCTTAG